In Cuculus canorus isolate bCucCan1 chromosome 9, bCucCan1.pri, whole genome shotgun sequence, the following are encoded in one genomic region:
- the FAM131A gene encoding LOW QUALITY PROTEIN: protein FAM131A (The sequence of the model RefSeq protein was modified relative to this genomic sequence to represent the inferred CDS: inserted 2 bases in 1 codon) — MRRGGDAGGAEPAVAPAPGXPPGSMGCIGSKTTIVAVDTTLCVEWKEVKVLSPLSAAHPLPRLVRQASFDSQDFLQVNVEDTVEMLPKSRRALTIQEIAALARSSLHGISQVVKEHVTKPTAMAQGRVAHLIEWKGWCKPVEPPTALESAFSSYCHLSEGEQEARFAAGVAEQFAIAEAKLRAWSSVDGDDSNDESYDEDFMPSTESSQPTDLPSTMPASALLRDLLQGHLCQLGLRHSSCEPESDSSHTLSPETLCSSLCSLEMVSPSELTAKLLGSLGGEDLLLPKLSPPASESALRGLARLRCQDSLYSMSYAEACISPTEEEVVLSKDFPLRRKVSDVASSGVASLEEEEEEEEEAEEP, encoded by the exons ATGCGGCGGGGGGGCGATGCGGGCGGCGCGGAGCCGGCGGTAGCGCCCGCACCGGG CCCCCCCGGGAGCATGGGCTGCATCGGCTCCAAAACCACCATCG TGGCTGTGGACACGACGCTGTGTGTGGAGTGGAAGGAGGTGAAAGTGCTGTCACCGCTGAGTGCTGCCCACCCGCTGCCCCGCCTGGTGCGCCAGGCCTCCTTCGACAGCCAGGACTTCCTCCAG GTCAATGTTGAGGACACTGTCGAGATGCTGCCCAAGTCGCGGCGCGCACTGACCATCCAGGAGATCGCCGCCCTGGCCCGCTCCTCACTGCATG GCATCTCACAGGTGGTGAAGGAGCACGTGACGAAGCCAACGGCCATGGCGCAGGGTCGTGTCGCCCACCTCATCGAGTGGAAGGGCTGGTGCAAGCCAGTGGAGCCACCCACTGCACTGGAGAGCGCCTTCAGCTCCTACTGCCATCTGAGTGAGGGCGAGCAGGAAGCACGCTTTGCTGCTG GAGTGGCGGAGCAGTTTGCCATCGCTGAGGCCAAGCTGCGAGCCTGGTCCTCAGTGGACGGGGACGACTCCAATGACGAGTCCTACGACGAGGACTTCATGCCCTCCACAGAGAGCTCCCAGCCCACAG ATCTGCCCAGCACGATGCCCGCCAGCGCGCTGCTGCGAGACCTGCTGCAGGGCCACCTGTGCCAGCTGGGTTTGCGGCACAGCTCCTGCGAGCCTGAGAGTGACTCCTCGCACACCCTCTCCCCCGAGAccctctgctccagcctctgcAGCCTGGAGATGGTGTCCCCCTCCGAACTCACTGCCAAACTGCTAGGCTCCCTGGGGGGTGAGGACCTGCTGCTGCCCAAGCTGTCCCCCCCGGCCAGCGAAAGTGCCTTGCGGGGCCTGGCACGGCTCCGGTGCCAGGACTCCCTCTACTCCATGTCCTACGCCGAAGCCTGCATCTCACCCACCGAGGAAGAGGTGGTGCTGAGCAAGGACTTCCCGCTCCGCCGAAAAGTCTCTGATGTTGCCTCCTCTGGGGTGGCAtctctggaggaggaggaggaggaggaggaggaggctgaagagcCCTGA